A single window of Candidatus Poribacteria bacterium DNA harbors:
- a CDS encoding winged helix-turn-helix domain-containing protein, protein MLESIGSVAGAIWHYLENNNEATVTKLTREIGVNERTVLMGVGWLAREGKLDFEQRKQGTYITLKTQQSNAKVV, encoded by the coding sequence ATGTTAGAAAGTATTGGAAGTGTAGCGGGTGCTATATGGCACTATCTCGAAAATAACAACGAAGCCACTGTTACAAAATTAACACGCGAAATCGGTGTAAATGAACGGACAGTTTTAATGGGTGTTGGTTGGCTCGCTCGCGAAGGAAAATTAGATTTCGAGCAACGGAAGCAGGGCACCTACATCACTTTGAAAACACAACAATCAAACGCAAAAGTCGTTTAG